GAGAGCAAAAGATCGGCTCTGAGTATTCCGTTGTCGGTGATAGGAATGACTTTAAGAGTTGCTTTTTTCTGTTTACACAAAACCTGCCATGGAACAAGGTTTGAGTGATGTTCCATCTCTGAAATAATTATCTCATCACCTTCCGACACATTAACAGCTCCAAAACAAGTGGCAACCATATTAATGGCTTCGGTGGTACCACGGGTGAATATAATTTCACTGGAGTTTTCCGCTCCTATAAACTCCCTTACTGATTCCCTGGAGCTTTCATACATCTCAGTGGCTTTTTCACTAAGATAGTGTATTCCACGATGAATATTTGAGTTCCATTGACAGTAGAATTGTGAGACACTATCGATTACCTGTACCGGCTTGTGAGTGGTAGCAGAATTATCAAAATAAACAAGGGTAGAACCATTGATTTTCTTTGATAGAATGGGAAAAGAAGATCTAACTCTTTCTACATTCATCATATATCAGAGTAGGTTAGTTAGATGTTACAAGTGAAAACCAGTTCATCGAATCATTATGAAATTCCTTTGGTTTGAAACCAGCCGATTTCAATTCACCAGCAATTTGAGATAAGGTGAATTTGTAGGAATTTTCGGTGTGGATTCGCTCCCCTTTTCTGATATGCATCTTAAAAGGCATGCATGGACTTGATATTTGCATCTCACGGAGCGCCTCAATGTGCATTTCTATTCTTGAATGCCGCTCGTTATAGAATGCTCGATGACAGAAATTTTGAATGTCGAAATTGGAATGTAGTACACTGTTTGCAACATTTAGTATGTTTAAGTTGAAATCAGCAGTGATGTTTTGGGAATCGTTGTATGCACTTTCTAAAATAGATTTATCTTTTATTAAATCAACACCAAGGATAAACAGGTCCTTTTCAGTCATTACCTTTCTGAGATTTTTGAAAAAGGATTTCCTCTTATAAGAGGAAAAATTTCCAATTGTTGATCCCAGAACCATGAAAAGGCGTTTTCGACCTCCTGAAATTGTGTTTATTTGTGTAAAAAGATCTCCTACGATTCCTTCTAATGCAAGGCCGGGATATTTAACTGTAAGGCTTTCGGTGGAATCATCGATAGCCTTTCTGCTTATATCAACAGGAATATACCGTGTAGAATCTAAGTTACCGTTAAGTGAATCAAGAAGTGTTGAGACCTTTTGGCAGTCTCCACTTCCTAACTCTACAATGTCACACTCTGTAAGAAACTCAATTAGGTGAGGAGATAGTTGTTTAAGGAGCTTTACTTCTAATTTAGTGACGTAGTATTCCGGTAGTTGGGTGATTTTTTTGAATAAATCTGATCCTAAATCATCGTAAAAAAACAAACTTGCTATTGCCCGTGGAGATTTTATTAACCCATCAATAAGCATTTCAACAGCCTTTGTTTTTTCCATCCCAAAACAGGTGTCAGCAGTTGCTTTGGGAACATCTTTTACCATGCTTTGATCTTTTACGCTCATACTTTCCCGCCAATCCATTTTACTTTATAATTTACTTATTTAGTTATTACTGGATTTGTGGGGTCATTACTCCACTCAAACCATCCCCCGTCAAAGACTGAAATATTGTGATAGCCCATAAACCATGCATTCATAAAAGCTTCACTGGCCCGCCAGCCG
The sequence above is a segment of the Chitinispirillales bacterium ANBcel5 genome. Coding sequences within it:
- the egtD gene encoding L-histidine N(alpha)-methyltransferase; amino-acid sequence: MSVKDQSMVKDVPKATADTCFGMEKTKAVEMLIDGLIKSPRAIASLFFYDDLGSDLFKKITQLPEYYVTKLEVKLLKQLSPHLIEFLTECDIVELGSGDCQKVSTLLDSLNGNLDSTRYIPVDISRKAIDDSTESLTVKYPGLALEGIVGDLFTQINTISGGRKRLFMVLGSTIGNFSSYKRKSFFKNLRKVMTEKDLFILGVDLIKDKSILESAYNDSQNITADFNLNILNVANSVLHSNFDIQNFCHRAFYNERHSRIEMHIEALREMQISSPCMPFKMHIRKGERIHTENSYKFTLSQIAGELKSAGFKPKEFHNDSMNWFSLVTSN